In Primulina huaijiensis isolate GDHJ02 chromosome 4, ASM1229523v2, whole genome shotgun sequence, a genomic segment contains:
- the LOC140975801 gene encoding nuclear poly(A) polymerase 4-like isoform X1 — protein sequence MVGSYGLNDSPSALLEQKQPPKQWGVTRPLSHAGPIEADIQRNRGLEKFLVDSGLFESAEEASKREIVLGRLKQIVKDWVKELTRLRGYTDQMVEDANALIFTFGSYRLGVHGPGADIDTLCVGPSYVTREEDFFYILHNILADMEEVTELQPVPDAHVPVMKFKFDGISIDLLYASISLLVVPEDLDISNISVLHNIDEPTVRSLNGCRVADQILKLVPNIENFRTTLRCLKFWAKRRSVYSNVTGFLGGVNWALLVARLCQFYPKANPSMLVSRFFRVYTQWRWPNPVMLCEIDDDELGFSVWDPRRNHWDRNHLMPIITPAYPCMNSSYNVSASTLRVMNEQFQFGKKICEDIELNKSQWSTLFEPYLFFESYKNYLQVDIVAADLDDLRAWRGWVESRLRQLTLMIERDTSGKLQCHPYPHDYVDSSKPCAHCAFFTGLQRKQGEVVQEGQQFDIRKTVDDFRHQINSYMYWKPGMEIYVSHIRRKQIPSYVFTEGYKRNRHMRPMSQQQVCKVSSEGDESCQSRSAEGVLKQKREFDESDLDENRKKRYSISPQNRESVSPELICTKSVGTLKQQSLIQQQIGEISYEGCESCMSGFAERVLKQNIEVDESELEDSLKKRRSIYSQNRGSMSREISLKSTGALNERTSTEDTPIISRAACPGLNGKQLQSNYEDEEVDASTIKSNQGIRCAENSEDAFISISSTSHSACSVDGNSETNNQGPSMDASDEDKRRLILDNGREVGACVLGDGVQEELEPTTTLGMVLKSGDGVVPEPVQKNVMRHVQKISLLLPLNTHYHLICFILLCVGSFCHICSRLSLTSTA from the exons TTTTTGGTGGATTCGGGACTGTTTGAGAGTGCAGAAGAAGCTTCCAAGAGGGAAATAGTTCTGGGTCGGCTTAAACAG ATTGTGAAAGACTGGGTGAAAGAACTTACTCGCTTGAGAGGATACACGGATCAAATGGTGGAAGATGCCAAtgctttaatttttacttttggtTCTTACAGACTCGGG GTGCATGGCCCTGGAGCTGACATCGATACTTTGTGTGTGGGGCCATCCTATGTTACTCGCGAG GAGGATTTCTTTTACATACTCCATAACATTTTAGCTGACATGGAAGAGGTTACTGAACTTCAACCAGTACCCGATGCTCACGTACCGGTTATGAAGTTCAAGTTTGATGGAATATCAATTGATCTTCTCTACGCAAGCATTTCTCTCTTGGTTGTTCCAGAG GATTTAGATATCTCAAATATATCTGTATTGCACAACATAGATGAACCCACTGTACGGAGTCTCAATGGCTGCCGTGTAGCAGATCAAATACTCAAGCTTGTTCCAAACATTGAG AACTTCCGGACTACACTGCGGTGCCTTAAGTTCTGGGCTAAGAGGCGTAGTGTTTATTCAAAT GTGACGGGGTTTCTAGGTGGTGTAAACTGGGCCCTGCTTGTTGCTCGTTTGTGTCAATTTTACCCCAAAGCAAATCCCAGTATGCTCGTCTCTCGTTTTTTCAGAGTATATACACAGTGGCGTTGGCCGAATCCTGTAATGCTTTGTGAAATTGATGATGACGAACTTGGATTTTCTGTATGGGATCCTCGAAGGAATCATTGGGATCGAAATCATCTAATGCCTATTATAACCCCTGCGTACCCTTGCATGAATTCTAGTTATAATGTTTCAGCTAGTACTCTCCGGGTTATGAATGAACAGTTCCAGTTTGGTAAAAAGATTTGTGAG GATATTGAGCTGAATAAATCACAATGGAGTACTTTATTTGAGCCATATTTATTCTTTGAAAGCTATAAGAACTACCTTCAGGTTGATATTGTGGCTGCTGATCTTGATGACTTACGTGCTTGGAGGGGCTGGGTAGAATCCCGTCTGAGACAGCTGACTTTAATG ATTGAGCGGGACACCTCTGGGAAATTACAATGCCATCCTTATCCACATGATTATGTGGATTCTTCTAAGCCATGTGCTCATTGTGCCTTTTTTACGGGTTTACAAAGAAAACAAGGAGAGGTGGTTCAAGAAGGTCAGCAGTTTGATATCCGCAAGACTGTTGACGATTTTAGGCATCAAATAAATTCTTACATGTACTGGAAGCCCGGAATGGAAATATACGTTTCTCATATTCGTAGAAAGCAGATTCCCTCCTATGTGTTTACAGAGGGTTACAAAAGAAACCGACATATGAGACCCATGAGTCAGCAACAGGTTTGTAAGGTTTCATCTGAAGGTGATGAATCTTGCCAATCTCGATCTGCTGAAGGAGTCCTAAAACAGAAAAGGGAGTTTGATGAGTCAGATTTAGATGAGAATCGAAAGAAAAGATACTCAATTAGCCCGCAGAATCGAGAGTCGGTGTCTCCTGAACTTATTTGTACAAAAAGTGTGGGAACTCTGAAACAGCAGTCTTTGATTCAGCAACAGATTGGTGAGATATCATACGAAGGTTGTGAATCTTGCATGTCTGGATTTGCTGAAAGAGTCCTAAAACAGAATATAGAGGTTGACGAGTCCGAGTTGGAGGATAGTCTAAAGAAAAGACGGTCAATTTACTCTCAGAATCGAGGTTCGATGTCTCGAGAAATTAGTTTGAAAAGCACTGGTGCTTTGAATGAGAGAACCTCTACAGAAGATACCCCAATAATTTCAAGGGCGGCATGCCCTGGATTAAATGGGAAGCAGCTGCAGTCTAATTATGAAGATGAAGAAGTTGATGCAAGCACGATAAAATCAAACCAGGGGATTCGCTGTGCTGAAAATTCTGAGGATGCCTTCATTTCCATTTCCAGTACCTCTCACTCTGCATGTAGCGTTGATGGTAACTCAGAGACCAATAATCAAGGACCTTCAATGGATGCTTCAGACGAGGATAAGCGACGACTGATTCTGGATAATGGGCGTGAAGTTGGTGCTTGTGTTTTGGGTGATGGAGTGCAGGAGGAGTTAGAG CCTACTACCACCCTTGGAATGGTGCTCAAATCCGGAGATGGTGTTGTACCAGAACCGGTTCAGAAGAATGTGATGAGGCACGTCCAAAAAATTTCTTTGCTCTTACCTCTTAATACTCATTATCACCTTATTTGCTTTATTCTGCTTTGTGTTGGTTCCTTTTGCCATATTTGCAGCAGGCTAAGTCTAACTTCAACTGCCTGA
- the LOC140975801 gene encoding nuclear poly(A) polymerase 4-like isoform X3, which translates to MVGSYGLNDSPSALLEQKQPPKQWGVTRPLSHAGPIEADIQRNRGLEKFLVDSGLFESAEEASKREIVLGRLKQIVKDWVKELTRLRGYTDQMVEDANALIFTFGSYRLGVHGPGADIDTLCVGPSYVTREEDFFYILHNILADMEEVTELQPVPDAHVPVMKFKFDGISIDLLYASISLLVVPEDLDISNISVLHNIDEPTVRSLNGCRVADQILKLVPNIENFRTTLRCLKFWAKRRSVYSNVTGFLGGVNWALLVARLCQFYPKANPSMLVSRFFRVYTQWRWPNPVMLCEIDDDELGFSVWDPRRNHWDRNHLMPIITPAYPCMNSSYNVSASTLRVMNEQFQFGKKICEDIELNKSQWSTLFEPYLFFESYKNYLQVDIVAADLDDLRAWRGWVESRLRQLTLMIERDTSGKLQCHPYPHDYVDSSKPCAHCAFFTGLQRKQGEVVQEGQQFDIRKTVDDFRHQINSYMYWKPGMEIYVSHIRRKQIPSYVFTEGYKRNRHMRPMSQQQVCKVSSEGDESCQSRSAEGVLKQKREFDESDLDENRKKRYSISPQNRESVSPELICTKSVGTLKQQSLIQQQIGEISYEGCESCMSGFAERVLKQNIEVDESELEDSLKKRRSIYSQNRGSMSREISLKSTGALNERTSTEDTPIISRAACPGLNGKQLQSNYEDEEVDASTIKSNQGIRCAENSEDAFISISSTSHSACSVDGNSETNNQGPSMDASDEDKRRLILDNGREVGACVLGDGVQEELEPTTTLGMVLKSGDGVVPEPVQKNVMRLSLTSTA; encoded by the exons TTTTTGGTGGATTCGGGACTGTTTGAGAGTGCAGAAGAAGCTTCCAAGAGGGAAATAGTTCTGGGTCGGCTTAAACAG ATTGTGAAAGACTGGGTGAAAGAACTTACTCGCTTGAGAGGATACACGGATCAAATGGTGGAAGATGCCAAtgctttaatttttacttttggtTCTTACAGACTCGGG GTGCATGGCCCTGGAGCTGACATCGATACTTTGTGTGTGGGGCCATCCTATGTTACTCGCGAG GAGGATTTCTTTTACATACTCCATAACATTTTAGCTGACATGGAAGAGGTTACTGAACTTCAACCAGTACCCGATGCTCACGTACCGGTTATGAAGTTCAAGTTTGATGGAATATCAATTGATCTTCTCTACGCAAGCATTTCTCTCTTGGTTGTTCCAGAG GATTTAGATATCTCAAATATATCTGTATTGCACAACATAGATGAACCCACTGTACGGAGTCTCAATGGCTGCCGTGTAGCAGATCAAATACTCAAGCTTGTTCCAAACATTGAG AACTTCCGGACTACACTGCGGTGCCTTAAGTTCTGGGCTAAGAGGCGTAGTGTTTATTCAAAT GTGACGGGGTTTCTAGGTGGTGTAAACTGGGCCCTGCTTGTTGCTCGTTTGTGTCAATTTTACCCCAAAGCAAATCCCAGTATGCTCGTCTCTCGTTTTTTCAGAGTATATACACAGTGGCGTTGGCCGAATCCTGTAATGCTTTGTGAAATTGATGATGACGAACTTGGATTTTCTGTATGGGATCCTCGAAGGAATCATTGGGATCGAAATCATCTAATGCCTATTATAACCCCTGCGTACCCTTGCATGAATTCTAGTTATAATGTTTCAGCTAGTACTCTCCGGGTTATGAATGAACAGTTCCAGTTTGGTAAAAAGATTTGTGAG GATATTGAGCTGAATAAATCACAATGGAGTACTTTATTTGAGCCATATTTATTCTTTGAAAGCTATAAGAACTACCTTCAGGTTGATATTGTGGCTGCTGATCTTGATGACTTACGTGCTTGGAGGGGCTGGGTAGAATCCCGTCTGAGACAGCTGACTTTAATG ATTGAGCGGGACACCTCTGGGAAATTACAATGCCATCCTTATCCACATGATTATGTGGATTCTTCTAAGCCATGTGCTCATTGTGCCTTTTTTACGGGTTTACAAAGAAAACAAGGAGAGGTGGTTCAAGAAGGTCAGCAGTTTGATATCCGCAAGACTGTTGACGATTTTAGGCATCAAATAAATTCTTACATGTACTGGAAGCCCGGAATGGAAATATACGTTTCTCATATTCGTAGAAAGCAGATTCCCTCCTATGTGTTTACAGAGGGTTACAAAAGAAACCGACATATGAGACCCATGAGTCAGCAACAGGTTTGTAAGGTTTCATCTGAAGGTGATGAATCTTGCCAATCTCGATCTGCTGAAGGAGTCCTAAAACAGAAAAGGGAGTTTGATGAGTCAGATTTAGATGAGAATCGAAAGAAAAGATACTCAATTAGCCCGCAGAATCGAGAGTCGGTGTCTCCTGAACTTATTTGTACAAAAAGTGTGGGAACTCTGAAACAGCAGTCTTTGATTCAGCAACAGATTGGTGAGATATCATACGAAGGTTGTGAATCTTGCATGTCTGGATTTGCTGAAAGAGTCCTAAAACAGAATATAGAGGTTGACGAGTCCGAGTTGGAGGATAGTCTAAAGAAAAGACGGTCAATTTACTCTCAGAATCGAGGTTCGATGTCTCGAGAAATTAGTTTGAAAAGCACTGGTGCTTTGAATGAGAGAACCTCTACAGAAGATACCCCAATAATTTCAAGGGCGGCATGCCCTGGATTAAATGGGAAGCAGCTGCAGTCTAATTATGAAGATGAAGAAGTTGATGCAAGCACGATAAAATCAAACCAGGGGATTCGCTGTGCTGAAAATTCTGAGGATGCCTTCATTTCCATTTCCAGTACCTCTCACTCTGCATGTAGCGTTGATGGTAACTCAGAGACCAATAATCAAGGACCTTCAATGGATGCTTCAGACGAGGATAAGCGACGACTGATTCTGGATAATGGGCGTGAAGTTGGTGCTTGTGTTTTGGGTGATGGAGTGCAGGAGGAGTTAGAG CCTACTACCACCCTTGGAATGGTGCTCAAATCCGGAGATGGTGTTGTACCAGAACCGGTTCAGAAGAATGTGATGAG GCTAAGTCTAACTTCAACTGCCTGA
- the LOC140975801 gene encoding nuclear poly(A) polymerase 4-like isoform X2, protein MVGSYGLNDSPSALLEQKQPPKQWGVTRPLSHAGPIEADIQRNRGLEKFLVDSGLFESAEEASKREIVLGRLKQIVKDWVKELTRLRGYTDQMVEDANALIFTFGSYRLGVHGPGADIDTLCVGPSYVTREEDFFYILHNILADMEEVTELQPVPDAHVPVMKFKFDGISIDLLYASISLLVVPEDLDISNISVLHNIDEPTVRSLNGCRVADQILKLVPNIENFRTTLRCLKFWAKRRSVYSNVTGFLGGVNWALLVARLCQFYPKANPSMLVSRFFRVYTQWRWPNPVMLCEIDDDELGFSVWDPRRNHWDRNHLMPIITPAYPCMNSSYNVSASTLRVMNEQFQFGKKICEDIELNKSQWSTLFEPYLFFESYKNYLQVDIVAADLDDLRAWRGWVESRLRQLTLMIERDTSGKLQCHPYPHDYVDSSKPCAHCAFFTGLQRKQGEVVQEGQQFDIRKTVDDFRHQINSYMYWKPGMEIYVSHIRRKQIPSYVFTEGYKRNRHMRPMSQQQVCKVSSEGDESCQSRSAEGVLKQKREFDESDLDENRKKRYSISPQNRESVSPELICTKSVGTLKQQSLIQQQIGEISYEGCESCMSGFAERVLKQNIEVDESELEDSLKKRRSIYSQNRGSMSREISLKSTGALNERTSTEDTPIISRAACPGLNGKQLQSNYEDEEVDASTIKSNQGIRCAENSEDAFISISSTSHSACSVDGNSETNNQGPSMDASDEDKRRLILDNGREVGACVLGDGVQEELEPTTTLGMVLKSGDGVVPEPVQKNVMSRLSLTSTA, encoded by the exons TTTTTGGTGGATTCGGGACTGTTTGAGAGTGCAGAAGAAGCTTCCAAGAGGGAAATAGTTCTGGGTCGGCTTAAACAG ATTGTGAAAGACTGGGTGAAAGAACTTACTCGCTTGAGAGGATACACGGATCAAATGGTGGAAGATGCCAAtgctttaatttttacttttggtTCTTACAGACTCGGG GTGCATGGCCCTGGAGCTGACATCGATACTTTGTGTGTGGGGCCATCCTATGTTACTCGCGAG GAGGATTTCTTTTACATACTCCATAACATTTTAGCTGACATGGAAGAGGTTACTGAACTTCAACCAGTACCCGATGCTCACGTACCGGTTATGAAGTTCAAGTTTGATGGAATATCAATTGATCTTCTCTACGCAAGCATTTCTCTCTTGGTTGTTCCAGAG GATTTAGATATCTCAAATATATCTGTATTGCACAACATAGATGAACCCACTGTACGGAGTCTCAATGGCTGCCGTGTAGCAGATCAAATACTCAAGCTTGTTCCAAACATTGAG AACTTCCGGACTACACTGCGGTGCCTTAAGTTCTGGGCTAAGAGGCGTAGTGTTTATTCAAAT GTGACGGGGTTTCTAGGTGGTGTAAACTGGGCCCTGCTTGTTGCTCGTTTGTGTCAATTTTACCCCAAAGCAAATCCCAGTATGCTCGTCTCTCGTTTTTTCAGAGTATATACACAGTGGCGTTGGCCGAATCCTGTAATGCTTTGTGAAATTGATGATGACGAACTTGGATTTTCTGTATGGGATCCTCGAAGGAATCATTGGGATCGAAATCATCTAATGCCTATTATAACCCCTGCGTACCCTTGCATGAATTCTAGTTATAATGTTTCAGCTAGTACTCTCCGGGTTATGAATGAACAGTTCCAGTTTGGTAAAAAGATTTGTGAG GATATTGAGCTGAATAAATCACAATGGAGTACTTTATTTGAGCCATATTTATTCTTTGAAAGCTATAAGAACTACCTTCAGGTTGATATTGTGGCTGCTGATCTTGATGACTTACGTGCTTGGAGGGGCTGGGTAGAATCCCGTCTGAGACAGCTGACTTTAATG ATTGAGCGGGACACCTCTGGGAAATTACAATGCCATCCTTATCCACATGATTATGTGGATTCTTCTAAGCCATGTGCTCATTGTGCCTTTTTTACGGGTTTACAAAGAAAACAAGGAGAGGTGGTTCAAGAAGGTCAGCAGTTTGATATCCGCAAGACTGTTGACGATTTTAGGCATCAAATAAATTCTTACATGTACTGGAAGCCCGGAATGGAAATATACGTTTCTCATATTCGTAGAAAGCAGATTCCCTCCTATGTGTTTACAGAGGGTTACAAAAGAAACCGACATATGAGACCCATGAGTCAGCAACAGGTTTGTAAGGTTTCATCTGAAGGTGATGAATCTTGCCAATCTCGATCTGCTGAAGGAGTCCTAAAACAGAAAAGGGAGTTTGATGAGTCAGATTTAGATGAGAATCGAAAGAAAAGATACTCAATTAGCCCGCAGAATCGAGAGTCGGTGTCTCCTGAACTTATTTGTACAAAAAGTGTGGGAACTCTGAAACAGCAGTCTTTGATTCAGCAACAGATTGGTGAGATATCATACGAAGGTTGTGAATCTTGCATGTCTGGATTTGCTGAAAGAGTCCTAAAACAGAATATAGAGGTTGACGAGTCCGAGTTGGAGGATAGTCTAAAGAAAAGACGGTCAATTTACTCTCAGAATCGAGGTTCGATGTCTCGAGAAATTAGTTTGAAAAGCACTGGTGCTTTGAATGAGAGAACCTCTACAGAAGATACCCCAATAATTTCAAGGGCGGCATGCCCTGGATTAAATGGGAAGCAGCTGCAGTCTAATTATGAAGATGAAGAAGTTGATGCAAGCACGATAAAATCAAACCAGGGGATTCGCTGTGCTGAAAATTCTGAGGATGCCTTCATTTCCATTTCCAGTACCTCTCACTCTGCATGTAGCGTTGATGGTAACTCAGAGACCAATAATCAAGGACCTTCAATGGATGCTTCAGACGAGGATAAGCGACGACTGATTCTGGATAATGGGCGTGAAGTTGGTGCTTGTGTTTTGGGTGATGGAGTGCAGGAGGAGTTAGAG CCTACTACCACCCTTGGAATGGTGCTCAAATCCGGAGATGGTGTTGTACCAGAACCGGTTCAGAAGAATGTGATGAG CAGGCTAAGTCTAACTTCAACTGCCTGA